Genomic window (Rosa chinensis cultivar Old Blush chromosome 6, RchiOBHm-V2, whole genome shotgun sequence):
gattcacaagtcctcccaggacatttaaaagaaagaatccctgaaactctcttttaaagaaacacgtactcatgagcatcagatagctccttactaaccccatgatgtaccaacaacaaatcagtacaacctagacacacaacacatcaacacagattcaccacgaagccactaatacatgaatacgtatgtatatatatatatatatcccataatatatatatgtacacacatagtcattcacttaGAAATGCcatcaatacatgaatacatatgtgtgtatatatatatcccataatatatatatatatatatatatatatatatatatatatatgtacacacataatcattcactcagaaatgcaaccaatacatgaatacatatgtatatatatatatatatcccataatatatatatatatatatatatatgtacacacataatcattcactcagaaatgccacaatacatctatggtaactaggctcataacacagataaatcattggtcaccatctgcaacctatcaccgtctgtgactcttggttttcataccccgtctggtcttagaaccaaccgttggtcaccatctgcgacccatgcttttcagaccccatctggtctcaagtcaacgttaagtaagtcacacctgacctaaaaacgttacgaccatctagttccggctttccctatccctgctcaccatctgtgacctttggtacaaggaccaatacatttaaaatgagtcacgcttgactccaaaatgtaacctcaaactcaatacttttcaaacaatagaaaacatcttttccacaatattgattctatgaaaagtctcattcaacaataatatggacccatcatgcatattattcatcacacatcaaccacaagaatatatatatatatatatatatatatatttcacgtaaatatatatatacgtagtcattcgctcaggaatgcctactaataccaactatagtttgcagttaaataattaacgcaaaaacgataatggtaattctgttcattgaTGAACTttatgagattactcacctcgaaactcccactgcgtcttcaatactgaacaaggcagccacatcacaaaacaaccgtccaaggatacctcgtcaagcacctaatcacatacggtttgaacttagcaacaatccacaacgatttaagtccgaaacccccgttttgaactaaaatccccaaagtgacgccaatcgaggcgaaaccacatccgagaccacccaatgtctccggaatacttctacgatcgatatgccaaaaccacaagtcgaccggaagctcgaatcctcacggatcgaaacatcaaacggtccgaaaccgtaaaaatcataacatgctcatacgatctccaaaaattacaaacaatatatcgaaatgctcgtatcgacgagtagatcgaactcaagaatagaaactatccctgaggtggccggaaaccgccggaaaacaccaccacagtggcggcaccgccgccggaccaaagtcggaatttgacaaaactcccaacaccaaagttcttcatctcaactccaatttaaactttcataactaacacaaagtctaaatcatagctgtttggccggaatttacctcgcaacatctgaaatttgatgaaccctagaatttcaaagcttcgattcgtcctccacaagtgaaatcgtcccaagccgctttgggagaagcatcaacgtcttatgggcttcaaaagccctcaagaaacaccggcaaaggtggccggaatctccgactccgatcaaggcgatttgcagctccaccgtgcgacttctcggccttgtagcgtCGTTCAAAGGTCTACCCACATAGTGAAACTTCACAGGGTGCTAGATGGGAGTGAGgcgaagagagaggaagaagaatctcgtcgattggtggccggaggagggagaacgagcTCGGTGAAGATGGCTGCTCGGGAAAactcgggagagaggagagagaaaaaatccttcccaaaatggaaatctgATTTTATGAATAATTTTCCTGAAAAATctcatatatactaaaatggaaactttttctgacggccataacttcctcatacgaactccgatttccacgttccacatatccacgaactcgtatcgacgcgctctacaacttttgtgaaggaagttttcggagaatctcaacatatcaaaagtcaaccttgaatccaccctaaagtcatacctttcaaataattaattcgtccgaaacacttccgctccgtccacgagccacgaaaccgtccgatatCCATAATTTAAATGCCGAaaaatccttggaaaataaatacgaatttctggggcatcacagttTCCCTTCCTTCTATTGCACTCATTTGCATGGTGCCCAGGTTTTCCACAAACAAAGCAACTTCCtttctttttaaaatttgtGTTGAAAGGCTTCAGATTCTTAGCAAGCTTGTGGTGAGGTTTGTTCTACTTGGTGTGAGGTTTATGACCATAATTGAAATTTTTACCTTTGAGAGACTTACCTTCCTCGATGACATAATTAGCTTTGACTTCCATTTCCTTGGTTTGATCGGCTTCGTCTCGTAGGCGGTTTGTTTCCTCAATTCGGATATGGACAACCACATCTTCAAGactcatttgtttctttttgtgctTCATGTTGTTCTTGTAGTCCTTCCATGATTCAGGCAGCTTTTCAATGAGACTTCCCGATAGAAATGCTTCAGGTAATTCAATGCCTTCAGTCTTCAAATCATTGACGACCTGGGGAAACTCATGAATTTGAAGTGAAACATTCTTGTCCTCAGTCATttgaaatttaagaaaattcccAATTGCATATTTTTGGGTCCCAGCATCTTCAGTCACGTACTTTTTTGTGAGAATGTCCCAAATTTCAGTAGCAATCTTGTAGGCACAATATATATCAAAAAGCTCATTTGAAAGTGTGCTCAGAATAGTATGCCTACAAATTTTGTTACCTTTCAGCAGCAGTCTTGGCCTTCATGAGATAATCTGCTAGGTTCATGACATCAAGAGCAGAGAAGACTCTTTCTTGCCATCTTTTGAAGAACGAGCCATTGAAAACATCGATCTTGGAAACATCTGGGATCTTGGTGTTGGTCATAGCAGCATCCATGTGGTCTACtcttaagattgttggaaattatggagatggatgatgcttTGAGTAAGATTTGTAGGTTGAGGCGTGTGgtacactgcccttaagagtagatgtCCGCCCTTCGGAGATTATATCTCGGTGTAGCAAGTGTTGACGgcctaccctccagggtacaacaaccttGATCCTTATAggtgtacactcacaatactTGGATCGTATCGAACAACTTGAAAACTTTCTTTTGGTGGAGTAGAATAAttaaaggaaacacatgagAAATTTTAGCTCGGAAAAGAAACAAAGGATTGAGTTTTCTTGTATGTTTCGATCTGGAAAGctagggattatatatatggcaGGAATGATCAATGCAATGACAATTTAATAATAGCAATTAAGCTATGTAGCTCATGTAACCGAAAGGAATATTGGGACACTGATTAGGAAGAATCAAAACGTCTAATTAGGAATGATATTTATACTCTGTAACTTATGTAACAGAAAGGCAATATATATCTTGACATTGATGAGTAAATCAAAACGGAATAAAGCAAATAAGGAATGAACCACCATAATTGCAGATTTTGACCAAATAATGGGATATGAGTAAACTGATGAAATCTTGGTgtcaatcacaatcaaagagagttaatGACTATTACCATCTGCAATTAAAGGTCCAATGGAGATTTCAAATATAGCTGGTATTTTGAAATCTTCTAATTAAATTCCAACACATGGTGAGGTTTTGAATAAGGCAATGTTGATACTGGTGATTTTTATGCTGGAACTTTATTGGAGAAACTCTCAAGGACCCACCACATCGAAATTCAGATAAGGAAGTCCTAGGTTCTACAATGATTCCTTTGTCCCTGTTTTGTAATGGCTCATATCTTTGCGGCTTTGCACATAAAATTTTGCAGTACTTTTGttttgggttaaatactgcttactccctatacttatagggtttcgtcgtttcagtctctgacctttgaatttcacctaaaaaatccatgaactcccaatttcctcccaattggtccctaccGTCAAACATccgtcaaaaactccgttatcttcccctaaaaagtctattatatcctcatttacttaaaaaatatatatatttctcttcctctttttttttatttttttttctttttacctctttttcttccggctctttcgcctccttctgttcatctccttatcaagatggttccaatccacagaccttcaagatgtgaaatgaaaaaaagaattaaaacagagaaaaaataaataaataaaaaagtaagtgagggcataatagacattttcggcaactttaacagaaaattttgacggcatagaccaattgggaggaaattgagaggtcagagactttttaggtgaaattcaaaggtcagggattgaaacgatgaaaccctataagtagaggaagtaaacagtatttaatcattTTGTTTTCAATGTATATATGTTTGCTTTAACTTTAGAAGACTAAGATTATAGCTTTATCTCAACATATCTTAAGGATCATGCTCTCATACCGTGATGTTTGTCATTAACACATTATTTGCATATCTAGAACATTACTTAGTTGCCACATTGAAATTCTTAAAATGAAATCCTAGGTTCTACATTGATTTCACTGTTCTTTTGATGGATCAATTTTTTGTCTGTAAATGATGTATTTGCAGTACTTGTATTTTTAATGTTTCTTGGCTTCTTTAATTTTAGAACTCAGTTATGGCTTTATTTGAAGGGACAATATCTGATGGATCATGCTCTGATAACTGATGTTTGGCTAGTTTTGAAGTACCCTTCCTACTGATGAAGTGATTACATGTTTGGCTAATTTTGAAGTACATATTCCAAGTAAAAGCGTAATGCTGTTTTGTTGGACACTAGAACCCACTTCTGATCTATACTTAGAGTTGTGCAAGTGCAATAGTTGTTTCTTCGCCTGTATCCGCATTGATGATCCTTATTTGACCACAAGCCCCATGTGTTCATATATACTTGCTTCTAGCTAGGACAGGTTTTGGGATCATAGAGTGACGACTGATCATTGGAATGATTGCATTTGAAGAAGCTCTTAACCAAGAATTTTTCGATTCTCATCCTTTGTCAAATCCATTTCTACCATCATGTAACACTGTCCTTGTCATTTTGCTTATCATGCATTATTTGTTGAGTTGTTGTTCCTTTTAAGGTCGAAGTTTCTTCTTCAAGCTTCATCTTGGTTCATATCTCTCAACAGTACGGGGTCATAGATATGAAGGTCCGTTCCGACGGTCTTGTTTTTTAATTATAGTGCAAACTCACAAGTTTCTATCTTTGCCATTTGATACATGCTCATGGGTTTTGCATGATTCTCTATGAGCATCAAGTCTTGCAAAGTCCATTAGAAACTAGCTCAACTCAAATTGAATCATAGTATttcaagaggaagagagaattgaTGTGCTTACACTTTTACCAAGTAAATGATTTAGTTTTAATGTTTTAGTGCGAAGGAAAGTTTTCAGCAGAGACGTGCACATATATCTTGTGGTGATCGAAATTGGGTTGTTAACAACTCGCAGACTCAGAGATGCTTTAAACTCTTTAATAAAGGCTCTCTATTGGAGTTCTAGAGAGATCGAAATCGATCAACTCTTTTCTTAGGGCTAAAGCAAAACGAACAGCACGTTTACTATTTGTTCTTAATTATAAAATTGTATGCACACTTTAAAAGGATAGTTTATCCAGGTTTACATTATAAAATTGGTGAGTTGATAAAATGATAACTCCAGATTTAATATGAAATCTACTGTAATAATGTAATCATGCTCTTAAGTGGACAGTGGAGCCAATAGCTAATGAGgcctaacccaaatttttcaCGTTTTATGTTAGTTGGATGATACAATATAGTAGAAGAACTAGGTAACTAATGAGTAATCCGAACAATTTGTTATCATGGTGGTGTTAGGATAAGAAAATGGTGAAATACCTGAAatgcttcttttttgtttttatattacaaataaacaaagtaacAAAGTAACAAACACGAGATGAAATTCCTAGCACATCCTTCCTCCAACTGATCAAACTGGAGAGCAGCCGAGACAGCAAGAGAAAATTACTGGTTCTAACTAGAGATATCAAGAAAATGGCCTGGTATGTAGCAGCGATGAAACCAGCAGCAAAGTTGACTTCTCCGAAAATGTGTTTGAAAGAGATTTGTTAGCTTCTCAAATGCTACTTCGAATATTATGGTTTAAACAATTTTGTACTTTAACAAAAAATGACAATTTGGTATGTGTATCTACTCAGTGTCTCAGTCGGACCACTTGGTAGTTATACTATTTTTGATCAATTATATATAAAAGCAATTGTCATTTCAGACTCATTTTCATACCTTCCACAGAAGATCTCCATCTCCCAAAGGATATCTTCACAAATCATAGAAAATTCACAAATCCGTAATTAATCATGTAGATCTCAAAGAGTaaaagatacacacacacacatagttaTAAAAGGTTTTCTTAGACTATGGTTGAAATCACCGAAAAATGGAGAAAACCAATCGAAACCACTAAGAGTTTCCAGGCTTTGATTTGCCGTCATGAATCACCAGTTAGACAAAAGTATACCATATCAATGTAAACTCTGCGAGACAAAGCTAAAGGCCACGCCAACCACTGTGGCCGGAATATGGAGATATTGTTGGGTCAAGTCAGGAAGGTGGTTTGGGTAGTCTGGTGGTGAGAATGGACATCCGAAAACAAtaatttttactctttttttcgTCAGATACCAAATTATCCAAACcataacacttttattaatattatttttggtCGAAATACTTCGATTAGCAGTTACCCTAACAAAATCAGGTACCTTGTAACCAATAACTAACAATATTTCTTTGGTCAGAAGAAGTCGATCCATTTCTCATTTATAAGATTGCAAGTGAAAGACTACGTACCAAACCCTTTATATTTAACTTCgcaaattttaattttgttagaTGACCGTTTATTCAAACATATATATTATTAGTCAGCATCACTAGTATTGTCCGTATATACGTCACTGTTAAACAAGCATGGCCAAATTTTCATCTACTAGGCCATATATTGTTATCCAGAACATACCATTCTACCTCACTTGGGCCAATTGAGAATGTCTTTTGTGAATACACCATAAATGAAATTGAGAATGTCTTTTGTGAATGCACCATAAATGAAACTTGTCTTTGGTGCTGTTTGTTCAAGAATGATTGCTTTGATCGTTGAAAACTAAAAGTAAAAAGATTCATTCCGACAAGACCGAACTGTATATATACTAGTGCCGGGTTGAAACGCATATGCTCTCATTTTAAGGGTCAAAGAGTTAGGACTTACACGAGCAACTCAAATTCCATGTTCCCAACTCAATCAAACAACGCTACAAAACAGCATTCCTGATTGATCATATCAAATCTCTAGCAATTCTGAAATCTCCCCTGCTGTTGTGAAAACGTTGTACCAAAAATCCATGCAGTTATCGTCCATATTTGAGCCACTAAACCCAAAATCGACAGGAACTTCCACAGTTGCGTTCACTTGTAGATCTGCTGCTGCACCAATTGCCTGATCAAAATCGCAACTCACCGTCTCGTTGGAACAGTTCTGATCAGCTGATAGTACTTCTGACCAAAAGCTCTCGTCCGCTTGGGGTAAATTCATTTCGTAGTCGACTTTCATGCCCATATTAGCACTACAGTTATTGTTCTCACTGGTGGTGAATGAGGAGCTGTCATCAGCACTCGAAGTAGTACATTGAGGTGGCGAAACCGGCCCATACTCGAAGCTTTCGGATTTTGCATAACATGAAGTATTTTCAGGTTTGGGTTCGGGTTCGGATTCCTGACCTTGTGCTTCTGGTGTGGTAGAATTCTGCTTGATGCTGAGCTTCTTTTTCAAGTGGGTGTGCCAAACGTTTTTTATTTCATTGTCTGTGCGACCAGGCAATCTTGCTGCAATTGCTGACCATCTGAGGATTCGAGTAAGTAAAAATCAGATTAGGATAATGTTAAATATGTACATAAACAAATGACTATGAATTCAAATTGTTTTGTTCTGTCACATGAATGATTATGTGCACTGAGGAAATGTGATGGTGGATATGTACTAGTATTTTAAACGCTCGAGAGTTGAGAAACGTGTTCCTTTTGTTTTAGACCAAGTACTACATGAGAAAGTTATGCACAAGTGACAAGGAATCTGGCCAGTCCCACATGTCTCACAACTAGGCATGTACTAGGCCATCGCACGTCGGCAGCACAACGACTTCATGCGACTAATTATTTTTACTCAACTTTAACTAGCATTTCGATAAATGATAATACAATTTTCTCAAATGAAGTGTTGGTATAATGTCGGCAATACGTACAAGATTTACTTGCTAAGTAACTTCTTTTAATTTTATACAACATTTTGTTTAGCAATGAAGTGTCGGTATATGTATCCGAACTTTAACTTCTCAGTTCAAGAATTTTTCATCTTGTAAAATCGAAACAAAGTTCTCAAACACATTTGATAAGAAAAGATCGCTGTTTAATGTTGAGTAAAAATACTTCCATTCATAAAGGCTTGGAAATTATTAAAGAAATAAGCTCATAAAATACTCGATTGTTTGTACGAGATATTTTATCAAACAATTTACGTGATAAATCAAACAGACTAATCATCTATGGAGAACcatgaaaatgaaatcaaaccccATAACAGATCCCCCATTAACCATCTTCATGAacttaagaaaaacaaaacaaaagaaatttgatCAATCATGAGAGATGGGTCAAGTTCATACCTATTCCCCAACATTTGATGCAAGTTGATGATGGCCTCCTCTTCCTCCCTGCTAAAATTCCCTCTCTTGATATCCGGCCTCAGGTAGTTCGTCCACCGCAGCCTGCAACTCTTCCCACACCTCAACAACCCTACAAAAAACCCCAACATTTAATCAACCAGTTCAAACACTACATATGATCAGATCTACAATAACAGTGGCGCAACTTATCAGCAAGCAACTCACCTGCCAGTTTGGGAAGCGCCCTCCAGTTTCCATGGCCGTACTGCTGAATGTAAGAGACGAGTACGTGATCCTCCTCCGGCGTCCATGGCCCTTTCTTCAACCCCATCTTCTCGCAGCACGGAGCTCTCACCATTCTCGAGGGTTGTAAAATGTTCTTTGAGTTTCGCTGAGGACACTGAGGAAAGTAGAAGGAAGGAAGCAAGCTAAGGGAAATGAGAGTCGGGAGgggaatatatatagatatggcGAGCCGTGTGACGTCCCCAAAGTTGAAAGTGCCGTACGAAACGAACAGTCCAAATTTAAAGTAGGGCATTAGCTGAATCCTAAAGGAGGACCCGACCCGCTTCATACTTTCGTTCAGAAAATCTCATGTGGATGTCATTTGCCCCGGGGGGTGGGGGGTGAAATTACAACACGTGGGGAATATATGATCGATGTGAAAATTATGTGTGCTAGTCAATGGAGTCAGGAATATGCTACTCTTCTTTGCTCTTGAATATTCATCATTTCTGACGTTTAATCAAGAATATCTGTGCAGTTACGTGGTAAAAATGAGGTGAATGGCTTTGGAATGATGAAATGCTAAACTATTGAGTTTCAAATGTGTgttttatttatatatcatattcGATAATTATGTCATATTCAGTATATGTCATATTAGATATTTTCATTTCACCGTTTAATTTGGTGAAGAAGTGAGATTGATGCTTTGGACTGCAATCTTCACAGAGTTGTattacattttcttttgaataGTATTGAAgattaataaaaagaaaaaaataaaagattaaaagGCGCATTCGTCATGAAAATCTAAAAGATAGGCATAATAAACATCGGTtaaaagataaaaattaaagcaGCATGACCTAAGATGTATTACATCAATAGGTTGTCTGATTACAATGAATCTCACATCTAAACATTTGAAGATCGAGACATCAAAAGAGTACAAACATTgccaataaaaattaaaaatgggCATCACAAGTAAATGTAAAATCTACAATATGCCATAGAATATTATGGTGGTGCATGCATATATGCAATCCAACTGTGAACCAGCAGTACGATGATCTTCAGACTTTGTGCTCCAAGATAGGGAGAGTAAGACTATAACTCTAACCGCCCTTGTGAACCATGTTTGTAATATGTCCCTAAATCAACAGATTTGATTCAAAGTTGTAGTAACTGAATCATGTGATGGTTCTTATTCATTACTACGAGTCATTGTATATCTTTCTTTTCAGAATCTATATATGGTTTATAACATACTCTTAAGTAACTTAAACAGTTAAAACATGAAATGATTACAAGAGACAAGCTAATCATTTATGCATACGAATGGTCCACAGCCGATTCTAAACGAATATTTACATGCTTTCACATTCAAAACTAGCCCTCCGACAACCTATTGATGCATCTCAATATCCATCTGTAAGTTCAATGTTGGAAGTCTATTGAAGCCAAAAGTTTATAGTGTAGACCAAGTTAACATGATTTGATTAGCTTGTTAATGTTAAGCAAAATGACAAACGTGTGTGGCGGCATACATAACTCTAAATCTTTGTGCTCCAAGATAGGGAGAATAAAACTATAACTCTAACCATGTTTGTAATATGTCCCTAAATCAACAGATTTGATTCAAAACCATTATCATTAATTGTAGTAACTACTGAATCATATGATGGCCGGTTCTTATTCATTACTACGAGTCATTGTATATATATGTCTCTTTTCAGAAACATACCCTAGCCTTAAGTAACTTAAACAGTAAAACATGAAATGATTTCAAGAGACTAGCTAATCATTTATGCATACGAATGGTCGACAGCCGATCCTAAACGAATATTTACATGCTTTCGCATTCAAAACTAGCCCTCTAATGTTTATAAGAGGTCGGTTAAACACTAGAGTCCACCTTGCACGGTTTAGGCAAAATTTCTTACTCTATGACGTCCACTTTGTAGCATTGA
Coding sequences:
- the LOC112172309 gene encoding transcription factor MYB4, translated to MVRAPCCEKMGLKKGPWTPEEDHVLVSYIQQYGHGNWRALPKLAGLLRCGKSCRLRWTNYLRPDIKRGNFSREEEEAIINLHQMLGNRWSAIAARLPGRTDNEIKNVWHTHLKKKLSIKQNSTTPEAQGQESEPEPKPENTSCYAKSESFEYGPVSPPQCTTSSADDSSSFTTSENNNCSANMGMKVDYEMNLPQADESFWSEVLSADQNCSNETVSCDFDQAIGAAADLQVNATVEVPVDFGFSGSNMDDNCMDFWYNVFTTAGEISELLEI